One window of Oncorhynchus masou masou isolate Uvic2021 chromosome 33, UVic_Omas_1.1, whole genome shotgun sequence genomic DNA carries:
- the LOC135528055 gene encoding uncharacterized protein LOC135528055, whose protein sequence is MRTLLLIIFSKLLTAQPSPIISVTCEESEYAIPLEWIEIPQACPSLLLALKVAVLPEDFGAIRLNISWAINIDKSIYYLTGTWIDIDGDPYRCRYEPPFEEVDLRGLEQLWFYYLAPAEPVFHLIITAYNLPIPAEGEFSKFTTCNVPYATSNDDTAELAWPTSNPTVMPISVTTRNDDEGKPASLLIVYLGCLAGLVALVACSLTLYQMYGRHSNSHFTSLPKATEVTVSVLVVYPAENPVFQRAVLAFAEFLQWHGDCQVAIDMWQRGRLAEQGPMRWLADQAKSVARVMVVSPQPNHCHTGPGEHTVPATAHDLFPLVLNMVASYAQCPNELAKFWLVHLGKAPERSGLPVELTSCREFSLNRDLEKLCRHLHQQGSKRPGLMFRSGLAYGEKATGKLKEAVQQLEAWQCSQPGGAGEAAPLTKLMARL, encoded by the exons ATGAGGACCTTGCTGTTGATTATATTCTCTAAATTACTTACTGCTCAGCCGTCACCCATAATT AGTGTTACATGTGAGGAATCGGAATATG CGATACCACTGGAATGGATAGAGATTCCTCAGGCCTGTCCTTCTCTTCTACTCGCACTCAAAGTTGCTGTTCTGCCTGAAGACTTTGGGGCTATTCGGCTGAACATAAGTTGGGCCATCAACATCGACA AAAGCATTTACTATCTCACAGGAACTTGGATCGATATAGATGGTGATCCATACCGCTGTCGGTATGAACCACCTTTTGAAGAAGTTGACCTCAGGGGTCTCGAACAG CTGTGGTTCTATTACCTTGCACCTGCAGAACCAGTGTTCCATCTGATCATCACTGCTTACAATCTTCCGATTCCGGCAGAGGGTGAATTTTCCAAGTTTACGACATGTAATGTACCATATG CGACATCAAATGACGACACAG CTGAGTTGGCTTGGCCTACTTCaaaccccactgtgatgcccATATCTG TTACCACCCGTAATGATGATGAGGGGAAACCAGCAAGCCTTCTAATAGTCTACCTTGGATGCTTAGCTGGGCTCGTGGCACTGGTGGcttgctctctcactctgt ATCAAATGTATGGAAGGCACTCAAATTCCCACTTCACTTCACTGCCAAAGGCAACTGAGGTCACTGTGTCGGTGCTGGTGGTGTACCCTGCAGAAAACCCTGTCTTCCAGAGAGCTGTGCTAGCTTTTGCTGAGTTCCTCCAGTGGCATGGTGACTGCCAGGTGGCTATCGACATGTGGCAGCGTGGCAGGCTGGCAGAGCAGGGCCCGATGCGCTGGCTAGCAGATCAAGCCAAATCCGTAGCCAGGGTGATGGTTGTAAGCCCGCAGCCCAACCACTGCCACACTGGCCCAGGGGAACACACAGTACCAGCCACGGCTCATGACCTGTTTCCTCTGGTGCTCAACATGGTGGCAAGCTATGCTCAGTGCCCCAATGAGCTGGCCAAGTTCTGGTTGGTGCACCTAGGCAAGGCCCCAGAGAGGAGCGGCCTACCTGTGGAATTGACATCCTGTAGGGAATTTAGTCTGAACAGGGACTTGGAGAAACTGTGTAGACACTTGCATCAGCAGGGCTCCAAAAGACCAGGGTTAATGTTCAGATCCGGATTGGCCTATGGGGAGAAGGCGACAGGGAAGCTGAAAGAGGCTGTGCAGCAGTTAGAGGCATGGCAATGCTCTCAGCCAGGAGGTGCAGGGGAGGCAGCTCCTTTGACCAAATTGATGGCTAGACTGTAA